CTGTCCTGAGAAGCCCTTCCTTCAGGAGGGCCTTCATCACGATCCGAAGAAATAAAGCAACCCTCCTGAAAAGCCCTACTTTTCAGGAGGGTGGGCTTACTGGACAATGAGCTTGTGTACGACCGTAGCGTCCCCCTGCCGCAGGTGCAGGTAGTGAAGCCCTGGGGAAAGCCGGGGGAGTTGATCCGTAATCGTCGCGGGAGGACCCACGGGCATCACCTCCTTGCGCCATTCGGTGGCCCCCAGCGGACTGACTACCCATACCTGAACCGCCTCACCCTTGCCCCGGTGGTGGATGACCACCTGGATCGCCTCGCCGTCCGAAGGGTTGGGGAATACCTGAGCCTGCAGCGGGGGGGCGGTCACCTGCACGGAGAGCAGCGGCGAATAGGTCACCGCGCCGTCGAAGTCTACCTGCCGTAGCCGGTACACATAGGTGCCGCCCGTTACATCGTAATCCGCAAACGTGTAGGTGTACGGCTCCGCCGTCGTGCCCTGTCCGTCGCGTCGGCCGATCGGACGGAAGTCGGACCCGTTGTCGGAGCGCAATACTTCGAAATACGCATTTTCCGTTTCGGTCGCGGTCGCCCACCGCAAGCGCACAGCCGACGCTTCGTAGTGGCCGTCGAACGTCAGCAACCTGACGGGGAGCGGCGTATCCTGGAGGCTGCTGGAGGCGAGGGTGAAATAACTGCCGTTGGGCAGGTCGGCTACTTTAACCTGATGAAACGTGTAGCGATTTCCGGCTTGCGAGATCGTGGGCGAGACAACGGTGGCGTCTTCAAACGTACCGTCCTGGTCGACGAGGAGGCGAAGGTTGCTGGCCTCACCCACGTTCACGTCCGTGAGGTCAAAGGTCAGATCAAGCGTGCCGGAGGGCTGGTTGGTGGTGCTGACCTTCCATACCCGGGTCAGGCGCGATTCAATGCCGGAAGGCACATCGGCCACCTGGCCCTTCTTTAGATCCTGCCCGTTATCCCCCCAACCGATGAACTGCTGGTCGGCGGTGAACGGCTCGTTTTTCAACATGCTGACCGCACTGCCGGTGTTGACCGATTGCGACCACTGCTGGTGCAGGGCAGTGGCATCGTCGCGCCCGATCAGCGCAATGTCGTGGCGATAGGCACGGTAGCCGGGGTCACTGTCGACCGGATAAGTAAGCGTACCGGTAGAGGAGGTGTAATCCATGGTGCCCTGTTGCAGCGTAATGCCGTATTTGGTCGCCAGGTAGGAGTGCACCCGTTGCAGTTCCTGGGACGAGATGCGTTTGGGAAACACCATCACCTCGCTCAAGGCGCCTTGCAAAAAGTTAGCGCTTTCGCCTTTGTTCGCACCGATCACCCAGGCGCCGGTACTACTGCTCGCCGCGTAGGTCGCCGCGAGGTCGGGCTGGCCGTTCAGGTACCACTGCTGCGACGTAGTGGCGAGATCATAGGTATACCCGTAGATGCCCGGCGCGGTGGTGGTGTAGGTAGCGGACGAGTTGGTGGCGGTGCCCCCCAGGTTGGTGTAGAGCGTGCCGGCCGGAGCGTTGTCGTAGCCCAACAGGTTGCGCCCCGTCCCCCCGCCGCCGTTTTTCTGCGAGAGAAGCATGTGCAACCGGTCCTCTACCTCGGGTTGAGAGACGGTAAACACGCTAAACGCGGCGGTGGCCGGGTTCTGGGTGAAGTTGGTTGTCAGCCGCTGGCTGATCCCGTCGAAATGAAGGGCCTGATGTCCGTTCATCGCCTGGCTCGCAACGGTCGGCTGGTAGGGTGCTGTGCCCGTTGCCGTGTAGCCATTGCCGCTTTGGTCCTGCCACGAAGCCACGGGGCAGCCGCCGGTCGCACAGCTGACGCCCGCATCGGCGCGGAGCCAGAGGGCCGTTGCGACACCTCCCGGCTTGGAGGGTGCCTTGGCCGTGGCCAGGGTAAAGACCGTACCGTCCACCAGGTCGACGCCTTCGAACGTGACCACATTGCCCGCCCACGAGGTGGCTTCCAGGGTCTGGACGAAGCCATCGCTGAAATCGCCGTTGGCGTCCAGCATCAGAAGGAAGTCCTGCGCACGGGTGCCGGTCACCGTCAGGCCGCTCAAGTTGAACGAAAGGGTCACCGGACCAACCGTGCCGGTTTTTGCCACGCGCCATTCCCGCCGGAGACGACGGGTGACATTCGCGGGTGCGTCCGTCGGGTTGGGGTCTTCGGTCAGTGCCGCGTTATCGTTGCCCCAGGCCAGGAAGGAGAAATTATGGGTGAAACTGGTAGGATGCGTCACGGTGACGATGGCGTCGCTGTTGACGCTGCGGGATGCGCGCTGGTCGAGGGCCGAAAGGTCGTCCCGCCCGATGGCGGCAATGTCGTTGGCGTACAGGCTGAAGTCGGGGAGTACCTGCGTGGCCGGAAAGAGCACGGTGCCGTTGGAAGCCACGTAGTCCTGCCGGGTAGTCTGGTCGAGGGTAAGGCCGTATTTGATGGCCAGATACGACTGAATGCGTGCGTGCTCTGCATCGGCCGTTCGGTTGGTGAACGTAATCACTTCAGCCACCTTTCCGTTGAAAAAGGCCGCCGCTCCCGACGAGCCAGGGTTGGTGTTGCCGACGTTGTAGGCGGTGTTGACGATGGTGCTGAAGCTGTTGACCTGGCTGTTGTCGACGTTCACCCCGTTCAGGGACAGGTTCAGGCTGTTGGCTGCCGCATTGTCCCGCACGGCGATCAGGTAAGGCGTCGCCGCTGCATAAGTGGCGTTGCCGGTCAAGCCTCTCCGCCAGTTGGTCGAACTGCCGTCCAGGTGTAAGATGACTTCGTTGGTGAAAGAGCCTGTGATGCTGCCCAGGCCTAACCCTCCGTAGTTGTAGGTGTTGGCGGAAGAACCCATGCCGAACGGCATCTGTCCGGCCAGGGTACGGCTGATGGCCGCATCGGGCGACAGAACAATGTAGTAGGAACGCGAGTAGGCTCCTGCTGTACCGCCGATGTAGTCGTTCGTGCCGTCGAAATCGAGGGCCGGGTTGCCGTTGATTGCGTTAGGGACGTAGGTCGGGCGTGCCGCTGCTGTGGCATTAGTGGCGTGGTTGGTGCGGCCACTCTGGTCGGACCAACTGGCGACCGTCGCGCCGGAGGTGGTGGTGCTGGTGCCGGCGTTTGCTTTCAGCCACAGCCCCATGGCGGTCGCTGCGCCTCCGGGGGTCGATGGCGCGATGCCGACGGTAAATACCTCGCCACTGGCCAGGTCTACGTTTTCGAAGGTCACGACGCCTCCGGCATACGTCGTAGCGGGAATCAGACGTTGCGTTCCCGATGCAAACGTCCCGTTGTCGTCCACGAGCAGCACCAGGTTGCCGGTCGGCAGGGTGAGCCCCGATACGTCGAACGACAGCGCAAGCGCGCCGGGGGTGTTGATCTCGTACATTTTCCAGGCGCGGGCCAATCGCTGCGTAACGCCAGCCGGCAGGTCGGCGGTAGAAAAGGCCAGAGCACCACCGTTATGGCCCCAGACCGAAAACTGCCGATCCATTGCGAAGGCGCTGGTTTCTACCGTGAGGCGCGCGTCATTCTGGATGCTTCTGGATTTCCGCTGGAGGAGCCGGGAAGCGTCGTCCCGGCCAATGCCGGCCACATTCCGGTTGTAAGTCGTTTCGGTGCTTCCCGGGAAAATAACGTCTCCCGCCGAGTTCAGGTAGTTAGCACCCGGAAGCGAGACGCCGTACTTAATGGCCAGGTACGTAGACACTTTCTGTTGCTGTACGGTGGTCAGCGTGATGTCTACCAGAATAAATTCGGCCATCTCCCCGCGAAAGCGCTCGGTGGCGCTAAAACCTCCTGAAGTGAGGTTGTCCAGGTCCTGACCCAACACCAGCGCGCCGGACTGCCGCAGGTTGCCGGCGTTTAAGTTGGCTGTCGTAGGGGCCTGGTAATCGAGGCGCAGTTCGCTGTCTACCCCTGCGGCTCCGCCATCGTTGCGGTACGCACCGGCCAGAATCCGCGTGCGGCCGTCACGTACCTCGGTGGGGTGGATAAGCTGGCGACCCAGTTTAAAGGTTTGCTGCACTTGGTTGGCAGTAAGTTCCAGGTGAAAATCGTGGTCGTCGCCGGAAGTGGCCGACGGGGCCAGGTACGAGGCCACGGTCTGACGGTTGACGTTGTCGGCGGTCTGCGTGACGGCAAAGTAGGAGAGGTTCGCGGTAGGAAAGTTGTTGATCTCGGGTACGCCCAGGTAGTCGGACGGGTTGCGAAACGCAATGGACGGGTTGAAGTTGAAAGCCGTGTTGGTGGCCGCCGCGATGTAGTCCGGCGTGGTGCCGAGGGTCGTGAGCGCGGTCGTCGTAAACGGATAAGCGCCGCCGCTCTGGCCGGTCCAGCGTGAAACCTGCTGTGAGCCGTTGTAGGTGACGGCCTGGTCAGCCCGCAGCCAGATGATGAGGCTGGCCGCCGGAATGCCTCCCGGTGCCGCATCGGGTAAGTTGATCAGCGCGCAGTCGAGGTTGGAGGCCGGGGGAGACGTTAAGATCTGCAAACCGCCCACACCCCCACTGGCGTAGCTGCCCGTCCCGTTCTGGCCACCCGCGCCTTCGGTGACCTGCACGGTGCCCGTCGAGGCAAACGTGCCGCCCCGTCGGATCAGGAGTACGTTACCACCCCCGCCGCCGCCGCCGCCGGCATCGTTACCACCGGTGATGCTTTCGCTGGTCGTGCCGTTTCCTCCGGTCGCCGCGATGGTGAAGGGACTGAGGTTGTCCGTGCTGGTAAGGAGCACAATGGTGCCGCCCGCCCCACCGCCGCCACTGCCTTCGGTGTTCGCCCCCGCGCTCGATCCGTCGTCGCCGTGGTTGCCCCGTGCGCGAATCAGGCCGGTACCAGCCCCTTGAAGCGCATTGGCCCGGATGACGATGATGCCCCCGCCGGGACGGCCGCTGGACACCTCCAGCCGGTTGGTGGTTTCGTCGTCTATGCCGCCAGAGCCCCCGCCGCCGCCTAAAAACAGACGTGCGCCCGCGTCCAGGCGCAGGGCCGTGCCGCCCGCCGAGATGGTGGAAGAGTTAAAGTTGGGGGAGGCCCCGCCGCCGCCGCCGCGCCCCCCGTTGCCGCCGCCCCCGCCGCCCCCGTCTTCGGCAGAAGATCCGCCGGCGTTGCCGGGTGCGCCGTAGCCTTTATCCGGGTCGTAGATACCGCTGGTGGTGCCGGGATAGCCCTGGGGTAACCCCGTGGTGCCGACCAGGGCTGTAAACGTGTCGTTGAATCCGTAGACCTGGCGGGGCGTACCGGCGATGCCTTCGCCGCGGTAGCCGGTATCGTTGGCGGTCCGCTCGTTCAGCTGGCGAAATCCTCCCCGGAAGCCAGCGTAGTCGGCATCGAGGGTGCCGTTGAGCGTAAACGTATGGTTGACGTCCAGGGCAATGACTCCGCCCGTAGTGCCGTTCCAGGGGTACGTGGTGATTTTGCCTCCCGTTTGTAGCGTCAGGTCGTAGAAACTGGCGACTTTGACCACCTGAAAGGTCCTGCGCCCGATGGTGCTGGTGGGGGTAGTTTCTTGCAGATACGAGTTGGTCAGGGCTGCTTGCAGTTGCAGGGTGCCTCCGGCCGCACCGAGGGTATTTTGCGCCACGGCGTATTCGTACTGCCCGGCGATGTAGTTGGGGTTGGTCACAAAACCGGCTCGGTCCTGTCCACCCGGCCCGTCGCCGTAATTGCCCGTGTTGTCCGGCAGGGTCGGCACAATCTCCGCGCCTTGCATCTGAATCACGAGCACCAGGTCACCGGCCTGAATGGTACCGTTGGCCCCGCCGGCACGTTCTGCGCCCAAGCGGATCGTGGTGCTCCCGGCCAGCGCGTTGCCCGCCCCCGGATGATAGGCATTCAACACCACGGTGGACGTGACCGTCAGGCTCGTGGTAGACTCCAGGCAGTTTTGTCCAAAAAGTGGAGACGTAATGCAGGCGCCCCACCACAGGAGCACCGGGAAAAGATACCGTAAACGCATCTACCTCAAAAGGTTAAGTAAAAGGGGGTTGGCTAAAAATCATGCGAAGTAAATGCGGCGTCCGGAAGTATTTTCTGCCAAAAGAGACGCTTTTGTGGGATGTATGAAAAGCGTAGTTTGATCCGTTTGGTGTATATGATGTTTTTGGGTGATTGGGTTTCATCGGAAACCCATGCCGCAAATTTCATATGCTAAAGCGGTCATCTGTCAGCGGCGAGGGAGAGGGGCGTTTCTGTCTCGGCCGTTCGGGTTGCCAGCTTCCTGAACGGTAGCGTATGATTTCGGGAGCCGCGCAAGCCGATGGTCGTGCCGCACGCATAAACGAAACAAATCTGTCCTAAACGTCGGAGGGGAGTCACGAGCGTCCCGTCACCTCCTGCGCGATTCGCCGGAAGCGCATCTCACCCGGCGCCTCCGTATATTTTACGATGGTGGCCCAGCAAAACCCTACGTAGGTTTGTGGTTTCGCACCCGCACGCCGTTTTTGTAGTGGCATGAAATCAAAAAAAGCTTTTCGGAAAGCCCGGTACATCGTCTATCGTCAGACGATCCTCGACCCCTGGGACCACCTGTGGACGTTCTTAGGCGCTTTGATCGGCATCGGCCTCATCGGCTTGTTGCAGCACTACTTTTTGTCACAGACCGAAAATTTATTCCTGATCGGTTCTTTTGGTGCCTCGGCCGTGTTGATTTACGGCGCTACGAACAGCCCCCTGGCCCAACCCCGCAATCTGGTGGGTGGGCATCTGATCAGTGCGCTCCTCGGCGTAACGGTCGCCTGGCTGTTTCAGGGCACGGAACTGGCCTGGCTGGCGTGTGCGCTGGCCGTGGCGCTGTCGATCGTCGCGATGCAGATTACCAAAACCATGCACCCACCCGGGGGCGCTACCGCCCTGATTGCCAATCTGGGCAGCGAAAAGATCACGAACCTGGGATTTGGCTATGTGCTGATGCCGGTCCTAAGCGGGGTGGTAATTCTGTTGGGCGTCGCGTTGGTGTGCAACAACTTGCCTAAAAACCGCCGTTACCCGTACCGCCCTCCCAAACGATCGCCGCGCTGATGAACCAATCAGCACTCCTACGGTCTAGCGTAAGGTGGTCGAATTCATGCTCGGT
The Catalinimonas alkaloidigena genome window above contains:
- a CDS encoding T9SS type A sorting domain-containing protein; amino-acid sequence: MRLRYLFPVLLWWGACITSPLFGQNCLESTTSLTVTSTVVLNAYHPGAGNALAGSTTIRLGAERAGGANGTIQAGDLVLVIQMQGAEIVPTLPDNTGNYGDGPGGQDRAGFVTNPNYIAGQYEYAVAQNTLGAAGGTLQLQAALTNSYLQETTPTSTIGRRTFQVVKVASFYDLTLQTGGKITTYPWNGTTGGVIALDVNHTFTLNGTLDADYAGFRGGFRQLNERTANDTGYRGEGIAGTPRQVYGFNDTFTALVGTTGLPQGYPGTTSGIYDPDKGYGAPGNAGGSSAEDGGGGGGGNGGRGGGGGASPNFNSSTISAGGTALRLDAGARLFLGGGGGSGGIDDETTNRLEVSSGRPGGGIIVIRANALQGAGTGLIRARGNHGDDGSSAGANTEGSGGGGAGGTIVLLTSTDNLSPFTIAATGGNGTTSESITGGNDAGGGGGGGGNVLLIRRGGTFASTGTVQVTEGAGGQNGTGSYASGGVGGLQILTSPPASNLDCALINLPDAAPGGIPAASLIIWLRADQAVTYNGSQQVSRWTGQSGGAYPFTTTALTTLGTTPDYIAAATNTAFNFNPSIAFRNPSDYLGVPEINNFPTANLSYFAVTQTADNVNRQTVASYLAPSATSGDDHDFHLELTANQVQQTFKLGRQLIHPTEVRDGRTRILAGAYRNDGGAAGVDSELRLDYQAPTTANLNAGNLRQSGALVLGQDLDNLTSGGFSATERFRGEMAEFILVDITLTTVQQQKVSTYLAIKYGVSLPGANYLNSAGDVIFPGSTETTYNRNVAGIGRDDASRLLQRKSRSIQNDARLTVETSAFAMDRQFSVWGHNGGALAFSTADLPAGVTQRLARAWKMYEINTPGALALSFDVSGLTLPTGNLVLLVDDNGTFASGTQRLIPATTYAGGVVTFENVDLASGEVFTVGIAPSTPGGAATAMGLWLKANAGTSTTTSGATVASWSDQSGRTNHATNATAAARPTYVPNAINGNPALDFDGTNDYIGGTAGAYSRSYYIVLSPDAAISRTLAGQMPFGMGSSANTYNYGGLGLGSITGSFTNEVILHLDGSSTNWRRGLTGNATYAAATPYLIAVRDNAAANSLNLSLNGVNVDNSQVNSFSTIVNTAYNVGNTNPGSSGAAAFFNGKVAEVITFTNRTADAEHARIQSYLAIKYGLTLDQTTRQDYVASNGTVLFPATQVLPDFSLYANDIAAIGRDDLSALDQRASRSVNSDAIVTVTHPTSFTHNFSFLAWGNDNAALTEDPNPTDAPANVTRRLRREWRVAKTGTVGPVTLSFNLSGLTVTGTRAQDFLLMLDANGDFSDGFVQTLEATSWAGNVVTFEGVDLVDGTVFTLATAKAPSKPGGVATALWLRADAGVSCATGGCPVASWQDQSGNGYTATGTAPYQPTVASQAMNGHQALHFDGISQRLTTNFTQNPATAAFSVFTVSQPEVEDRLHMLLSQKNGGGGTGRNLLGYDNAPAGTLYTNLGGTATNSSATYTTTAPGIYGYTYDLATTSQQWYLNGQPDLAATYAASSSTGAWVIGANKGESANFLQGALSEVMVFPKRISSQELQRVHSYLATKYGITLQQGTMDYTSSTGTLTYPVDSDPGYRAYRHDIALIGRDDATALHQQWSQSVNTGSAVSMLKNEPFTADQQFIGWGDNGQDLKKGQVADVPSGIESRLTRVWKVSTTNQPSGTLDLTFDLTDVNVGEASNLRLLVDQDGTFEDATVVSPTISQAGNRYTFHQVKVADLPNGSYFTLASSSLQDTPLPVRLLTFDGHYEASAVRLRWATATETENAYFEVLRSDNGSDFRPIGRRDGQGTTAEPYTYTFADYDVTGGTYVYRLRQVDFDGAVTYSPLLSVQVTAPPLQAQVFPNPSDGEAIQVVIHHRGKGEAVQVWVVSPLGATEWRKEVMPVGPPATITDQLPRLSPGLHYLHLRQGDATVVHKLIVQ
- a CDS encoding HPP family protein: MKSKKAFRKARYIVYRQTILDPWDHLWTFLGALIGIGLIGLLQHYFLSQTENLFLIGSFGASAVLIYGATNSPLAQPRNLVGGHLISALLGVTVAWLFQGTELAWLACALAVALSIVAMQITKTMHPPGGATALIANLGSEKITNLGFGYVLMPVLSGVVILLGVALVCNNLPKNRRYPYRPPKRSPR